GCTGCTAAATGAAGTATATGTCCATTTGTACCTTCATCTGATCACGTTTACAATCACTTAATCAAGTGTGGTCATTTACCTAATCGTTGTTCAGCTGAGGAAACTTCATTCAGTCTAATAAAAAGAATTGACCCATCATTCTGAAAAGTATTTTGGATATGCACagttaacagaaaataatggcATTTTCCTGGATGTTAGCTGAGCATAAAAACAGTATTTGGTGAAATACGTTGTCTAGCATTGGGGGGTTTCTTCCTTACATGTAGCCTTACTCTCCGGAAGACTGAATGCAGACTTGGCAGGTGTGTTTTCATGACTGCCCGCTGTCCTCTCTGGCGTTGTTAAGAACACTACTGCcctaaatggaaaactgcagcacctgcaaaattttcgaaattgagatatgccacctattgggctggtgaaacactaacacacaagttactgcagtttcagaatgattcttcaatgctttatttagggggtcccatttgaaATATCTGCAAAATCCATAGTAAGGcatgggaaaactgcagtatctaccatttttctcagttttgtattttccagatacggcagtcttccattttagggcagactaCGTGACAATAATCTGTGTTTCTCGGTGACATTCACCAAAAATATCAATCACTCTGTGATATCTGATGATggtacaatttatttatttagggtcTCCTTTATGCATCAGCAGCTGTACCAAATGTTCAAATTTGGTGACGTTCAGCACGCTGTACAGCATATTGAGAATTACCAACTGGAACCACCCAACAACTGGACTTCATAGGGAGAGTAACACCAACAGCATACCTTATGCATTGCCATGTAGACAGTGCTACAGATTCTTTTTAATGTCTCTGTAACCGTTGAAGCGGTCAGCAGGTCCTTCATGTAGTATTCAgaatttctcattatcttcattgtGTCAAGCTGTCCCGCTACCATTCAATTCTTGTAGACTATATCTTGGTGCATTGaaagtatattatatacttgAAATACCAAGCAGTCCCACTGTCTCTTCTTAGTCAATACAGAATGCGTCTTTCAAGATCTGCTGTAAGTAACCATTGCCTTGTTACATTACCATGACTGCTGTCCTTCAGctacaagaaaaaaggaaaagtgggAATTCTGACTTCTTGTCAGCTACAGTCATAGCCCAAACTCCTTCAAAAACAAAGcccaaaagaaaacagaatgatGTGAAACATCTAGAAATTGTTTCCTTCTGCCAGCCCTGGTAGACACAGGAAGCATAAGATACCGGGAAGAGAATCTGTCCATGATTTCTCTGACACACAGTGGATGAAATCAAACTCATAAACAGACTTCTCTTGTATTCCTTCCCCAGGTCACAAAACCAACAAAGTGTGGGAATACTCAAGAATATGGCATATGCATTCATTGGTTACCCAGAAAACTAACCATGTTAAAATATCTTACATTATGTAACTTTCCAACTAAATGGGTATGCAGTAATATTTTGAAGATGGCAGCACCCTTGCATATCGTACACAAACCcaatacttctttctcttttactgtcATATTTAACACAAAGGCCAGCGAGGATTGGTAACCAACACTTTCAGCATATACTGACTTTGCCCATCAATCACTATATAActttatacacatgcacaaagagaaaaaagaaatagtaacAAAGATCGGAAGTGATGTCCCTTGCACAGCGTAAATCAAGCGAGAATATATTGATGCTGTGTAATTATGAGTAACAGGTTACTCTCAAATGAGTACAATATTCACCTGACACTCGTGACTCCCTTTTGCCAACTCAACTTTTTTCTTGAACAACACAGCACAAAGCCAGGGAAGTATGcaataagtaaaataagtttgaacattgtacagtacatatagtTAATTTCTTTTAGTCAACCCAGAAGACAAGAAAGTGCGAGGTTACTGATATCCAAAAGAGGACTAAATTATGGAATGGAGACATGAAACCAAGTTGAACTACAAAGGAAATTCAACAATGTATAGTAACATGACTGGTGAATCCCACTTCAGAACCAAATAAGCAGAGACTGGAATCAGTTTGTTCTACTGGACGGAGGATTTCCAGAGTCATGCTACATGATATCACTCCACAAATAACCTCAATCAAAATCTGTTTTGGTTTGAAACCCACCACAAATGACAAAGAAGACTTCTGTTAAGCCATAGGTTTGTATATACCTATGGGCACAATCATTGCAGGATAATTATTCTTTAAAGTAAGCCTGAAAGTTTCATTAATAATGACACTAGTTAAGAGATTCATAAAAAATTCTACAATACATGAATGAAAACTTGATGTGGGTATTCTTACCTGTTCATAGTAAATGCAATCTGCAACGAGAATCACTTTGGGTTTATCGATGGCATCGATGTGTTCTTTATTGCCCCACTCCAAAACCTTAGCTTTCACCTGGTCTTGTACGATGTGGCGATTCTCCTTGATGTTTTTCTCCATCAAGTGGACAAATTCTGGAAGATCAGTAATGGTTACCTGTgatgccctaaaaaaaaaaagataaagcaatTTACAACAATAAACATCAATTGCAAATAACTTTTCAAACAATATTccctataataaatattttaaatagacCTTAATTGCACGTTCTGGCTTCTGGTACACAAATTAATGGTATGTTTTCCTAGAGGACTGGATCCAGGTACGCTTATTACGTTTACAGACCCACCAGTAAATATAAGTGAAGTACGTATCACAAACAGCAATATCTACATCAACACCTCAGGTCACTAAAATTCAAATCACCTCATTAACAAGTGCCCCTGTTTATGGTGCAACATGAACCATGTCAGTAAGATGAAAAGACTCTAGCTATCAGTTTCTCTAACtccaaaactataataaaaatgaacttgcATCTGTCAATAAGAAAGCATCCTAGTAATGCACGTGAAAAGTACAGCTTATGTAGGATATAGAATGTGCTTCCTCTGAAACATAGTTATTATCATAATATCTGTTTGTGGAAACAAGTCAAACTTAAAAACACAATATCTTGAGAACAGCGCTCTGTTTTCGTACTGAATATCCCATTTAAAAATGCGACTCGGCAAAGTTAGCTTTATTATGAGTTTATACTCATTTTAAAACTAAGAACACTTCAGAAACAGGGCACACTAGAAACTAGTATACAGTACTTAAAATTACTGcataaaatcaaagtaaacataTTTTCTAAAAGGGAATAAGCACGACATTACCCTAAAAGAGCCGCAGCTAAACCAAGGAATCCGGTTCCAGCTCCAAGTTCCACAACGCTGCAACCTGCCACAACATTTTTCTCTGGTTCTGCAAAGTTTTAGTAGTTTTAGCAAATTCAACACATAACACAATCTAGTCACAATCTGGTACTGTTTGTGTACTATGTATGATATCAAAATAGTACACAACTATATGCATAAGTTCTATGTTGTTAGTATTGCTTAATTCAAAGCTGATACACGCCTACTTTTCAAAAAAATGCCAACAAGAAAATCACATAAATTTGctagtactgtaaaaaaaattacacaaaattgaTTCACAAACAATCAGCAAATAAGAAAATCTATGCATCTTCAAAGCTTTCACAACAATACGCAATGCAATATTAACACATAAGGATATAGGTCAGATATATTAACCTGAACCACAAATACAATATTTTCAACGCTCAACACTTTTGCAATATGGAGGCAAATAGTAGTACATGTACAAGTAATATGCAGCTATTGATAAGCACACAGTTGACCCccggtattcgtgggggatgcattcCACTTCCCCGCAAATAGCccaaatctgcgaatacttaaaacccctctaaaaatgcttatacctgaatatttcaatagctttatcacaaaaagtgcatttagtcacgaaaatatgaaaatacagtaatttgtgaatatttccctatgaaaaataccgcaaataggcaaattttcagcgaataatgtgtacatatgttccacagagaaatcctcgAATACATGAGGCTGCAAATTCGGAACCgtgaataggcgggggtccactgtaatacaaaaattattacataaataatgaaattaagacgatatcaaaaaacacaaaaatgaaaagcagtCAGGGAAAACAGTAAAAAAGCAAACATGCACTTGAAAACAACTGAGTAACTTGAAGTTGACagctgtaaagaaaaaatgttaaaagaatagAATATGTACTGCTATTTTAATCACCTGTTCAATAAAaacttatagatatataaaatatcgcGAGTCCAAAATCTAACTACCATAGCCTCTCCACAGACCCCaattctggagaaaaaaaaattttgacgctacataatataaaaaagcaaaaatgaaaggtTGTAACATTGAGTCTAAGCACGCACCATATAGGCAAGGCCTATGCCCTACCAGGTAACTACAGGTATGCTTCTATACATCAAGAATCTAGCATGGCAAAACTGAAGACTAGCCTACTAGCTAACTGGCCCCTCTGATTCGGTAATTATCAGCTTACGTTAATATGTGCAAAATAGGTGCCGTGTTCAGTACATGATTgaagatgaatgtaaaaacataaagaaaatgctgtaaatattataaacacaaataaaaggcATATAAACAAGGGCGAGTGTAGAGTGATACGAACAGGTTCCGCAGACAAAAACAAActtaacctttcctagaatgccaagTCCTGACTTAACTAGGCCTTatcttcctaacctgacttagggtgccatgccctgacctggcttggggggtggggggccttGCCACCCCCTGGACTCCTCAGAGtaacaataaacataagaaacCATGGACTAGAGCCTGATCCAGTTGTTCTGCAAATTACGCTactttaaatatcataaacacaaacaaaatgcataaaaataaacaacaaacattaaaattttataaattgccCGTAAGACTCCCTCCAGCCATTTATGCATGAAAAACCactttgggtttttcatgcaaaattggctaggaaatgataggacactaaaagaacctaaaacctaaaaataccaacctgacATAACCTAGGGgtttgccgtattagccatggagggGGAGGGCGGTACTGTCTAGCCTTATAAGTCATAATtagattaaagttttatttatcatttgtgcaTGGTGTTTATAAGGTTCAAAATAACAAGAATGAGAGCTCTTTTAAAAAACGTAAGTTACAATTTCATTTCACGTATTGGCAACTTATACAACAATACCCCATGCCGCGGTAGTCGTTTTCAGTTTTACCTCTAGCCTAATTAACGGCGTCTCCCTCTTAATCTATAAAGTCTCCTGGGATAAAgctgctgaaaaaaaaagggcGGAGACGCCATTAACGCAGATCAATaagtcaacaaagaaaattaatatatactaaCTTTCTCGATGCCTCTCCAGGTACTTGGCAGCGACGAGGGCTGCGTCCCACACGACGCATCCAACATCTCCTTCATTTTCCTGGTAGATGCAGAGAGTCTTGTTAATGTCCTCAAATTCCACCTCTCGGACGAACATGATTCGCCAAATTACGTCCCAGCTGCCTACGACGACGTTACGGGCATGAATGACGGCATTACACGAAATTTGCCTTTGGAAGTCAACTGTCAAGGGTTGGGCCTTAGATCCGTGTTAGTATCTGGTGCATGTTTTGTAGTATTTACTCTATTTATTTgagtataattaattattttaaattttttcacatatattcatgttatttataatattttgatactaatttgctgattatatttggtatttaattaataaaatatctatattataacCTGATTATAAAAGTAGTTGTTTACGTTTCggattcatcatcatcttcttcttcttctcggttgTGTTGAAGACGTCGAACTTTTGCCGCCAAAATGTCATGCCAGCTCAGTTCAGTTAACCTAAAACAACAAAGTGTAACTAAACTTGATGAGTTTTTGTGGTACAAATTAGTGATTCTAAATTAGCAATTCAAAATTCTATTAATCAAATATGTTTCTCTGATAAGTGgtttaagagaaattttaattcaaggttgctcacatatatatatatatatatatatatatatatatatatatatatatatatatatatatatatatatatatattactaaaaggacctcattcaaactggatggtatctaatggagtttttattcaaaagttacaagctttcttggacaaacagtccaactttttgaataaaaactccattagataccatccagtttgaatgaggtcctttagtaattctactaatgcacagaacaattgtgtatgtgataaagttaattatatatatatatatatatatatatatatatatatatatatatatatatatatatatatatatatatatgtatatatgtgtgttgtgtgaatatatatatatatatatatatatatatatatatatatatatatatatatatatatatatacagtatatatacctgtgtgcgtgtgtgtagatatgtatgtatgtatgtatgtatgtatgtatgtatgtatgtatgtatgtatgtatgtatgtaaataaaggtaACCAACATCTCACACAGCACATAAACAGAACAAAACGGATAACTGCTTTGAAGAAATTACTGTCAATGTTGGAAAGGTATGAGTTAAATGAAGGTAATGTATCACATAAACGTGAGTCATAGCACTGTTACTTTTTATAAGCTAATCTGAATGATATCATTTGTTATCTAACACGAAACCTGTGGCTGTCTTTAGTACATGCAAACCTACTTCAGGGCCCAGCATTAGGTAAAAGAACACGAATGTCTTCTTCAACTGAAAGGAGACTTTCCTGGCTCAAGAATATATGTATTGGCGTGCGATTAGTCTATCACAATATCTCGCGGCACACTAGGATTCTATGAAACTCCATTTGGATTAGATATAGGTCTAGAGTCCATACTCTCCTAGGGGCCTTTAATCTCCCATACTCTTGTGACTTTGCTTTATTCGCCTCGATTCCCCAGTGGCTAGGACACAAAGACCTTTCTAGAACAAcgattttataatgtttattttggtatataatgCAACGCTTCATCGAAATGTCCTTGTCTCAAACTGCCGTTTACAGATTTCCTTCTATAAATTTCTGAAACCTTCTTCTTCAGTACCTTGTAGGGACAGAATGAGGACAGCTGGAGAACCTTCTACGGTAAAATTGGAAGAGGAAGATGACACTGTGAAGATGGAAGTAGGGTGAAATCGACGATGAATTAAACTTTGAAACGGATTAGAAAATGCCTGAGAATttttcagcaaaataataattttagttttcgtAATTGTAAGAGAGTGTGTACCTTGCACTAATGGGATAAAACAATGCAGTACTTATAGAGACCATTTTTCGTTTCCCAAACACGTAATGATGTTACCGGTTCAGCAGGAAATGGatagagatagggagagagaaagagagggacacCAGACACCTGCTCACAGGTGCAGCACATGTTCGCTTGTGAGGGCGGAAGCTATTCACCATTACGAGGAGATGATAATAATCACAGTTGGGTGTGGTTTCTTTTGCACTGTTTGCGTCAGTGGAAAACTGCTGAAAACGCGGAGTGTATTATCACACAGGAACATTTCTTATGAGGTATCTAGAGTACCAGACTTCCCGGAGAACGACGAattagaatagaatttaggccaaaggccaagcctcgggaccaatgaggtcattcagccctaaaaggaaattgacagtgaaaaggtctgaaaggtgtatgaggaggaaaacctcgcagcggcaccatgaatcaactgtcaggagagggttgaagaaagcataagatggacgaaagagaatttgaacggaggtagagCACAAGGAATGGGAGGGGttgcagctgcaaagaaccttaagcaatgcttacagtgcaccagatgaggtgcactgaagtcGCTAGTGTGGCGAATCATTTTGACCATTTCTTCGACAGTTAGAGTTAAGAATCCGCGGCAATGTTGATATAAGACTTTGAGTTACGACTGAAATTGAAAGGTTCGGGAGTTCAAATCGTGATATTAATGTCTGTTGACTGCTGTAGATAACAAGATAGATCTAAGCCATGGTGTCACCTGCTGATAATAAATGCTTCTCCCACGTAACAGCAGCAATGTTTCTGCTGATTCCCAGtctgcattttttcatttgtctccAGACGTTAAGTAATTCACAGAACTCCGGTAATTTCtcagaaaacagataaaataaagatCTAGAAGGTAGGACTAATTAAATCCTAGACAAGAATCTTAGTcctactttctaaatctttattgTATCCGTTTTCTGAGAAATTATCGGAGTTCTGTGAGATATTTAACGCCAGATTTACATGAATACATCACAGGTGTTCGGTCTGATTCTGAGAAGAATCTTAGGCCTACCttctagatttttatttcatCCGTTTTCTGAGAAATTACTGGAGGTCTGTGAAATATTTAACGTTAGATTTACATGAACACATCGCCGGTATTCGACAAAGATAGCCACCAGATCGAGTGAAAGCTCATGCATGACAAAAATAACGCGGTGTCATTGTAACTTTGCCAATCTTCGTACATTACTTTCCGGTGGTAGATTTTCCATGTGGCTTGGCCTAGTTTCATGGCGTCAGGATGGGAAGAGCTTTAggctaatatataaattatatatgactttttgTAGTGAGGTGGGAGCGTTTTCTACATTAGTTAACCAAGTcaagaaatcattatatatatatatacatttggttGGTAGCCGTGTATAGCaaagaaatcacacaaaaaattagAAAGATAAAGGGTTACGCATTGCATGCGACTAGCTTAGAGCCGACAACGCTGGTCTGGTATGAAATTTGAAATTGATCACGATACAAAATCAACCACGAATTCGTTGCAAAGCTACGAATGATAAAAACgacaattgtatgtatatatacgactGTGGGGAAATGAAACTGTAGTAGTTCTTTGTCTACGAACAAATACGCTTTTCTCTTTGTTATATGAGAGGGTAGAGAACTATAATTGCATACTACTGTTCATTTCAAGGTCGTGCTTGATTTACAAGTGGAGGGAACTACGACTAAAATagaaccaactctctctctctctctctctctctctctctctctctctctctctctctctctctctctctctctcattgttataaAATCCAGTTGCATCACTTTATATGATTATGGATACTAACACCTGCCTCTCTTTCActttgcatcctctctctctctctctctctctctctctctctctctctctctctctctctctctctctctctctctctctctctctctctctctccccttcgcaAGCAGGTAATTAttgctaaaatgaaaaaaaaatatttttgccagCTGGAAGAAAGCAACGTTAGACAATATTAGTTCAGCGTTGCCATTTTCCTGTGAACACGCAACCCTCACTAGACCTATatttgtctgtgcatgtgtgcgtgcgtgcgtgagtgtgtgtgtgtgtgtctctgtgtgacTGTGTGAGTGAATGAGACCCAAATCTACCGCCATGGCCGTGACAGACAAACTTTCACTCACACGCACAATAAATCTTGCAAAATCCTTGCAATAATTGCGTGACACATTTGACCAGAGCTCTCAACGCTTATTCAGCGCGTGGagattattgtacagtatatatatgtctgttccTGCGTCTTTTATACCGTTGTTTATTGCTgtggtttttttctttctctgtgaaTATTTAGGGGTTGGAATTTAGGGTTATATAGACGTTCTATAAAATAGAATAGTTATTTTCTTGGTACACTCTGTTTTAGAGAAAGAATTGTTGTCATTTGAGAGAATGTCATATAGTCCTTGaatatgagttctctctctctctctctctctctctctctctctctctctctctctctctctctctctctctctctctcttcatttatcgTATTACTCTCATGTTCCATACAAACGCACCCAAAATTTAtgtgtaatccccatctgtcatttatatgagctttctttgtaaactttcttttatatttcttcagtctgctaagtaaaggacgacagtcgaaaggcctgcagcactccagtgtttctctttccttcgtggattttgtctttattcatatatactcatcacgttccacagcaaaaaaaaaagaaaaattaaataaccctTATTTACAGCGGCTTTGAAAGCAATTCAATTCGTATACCATTAATGAACTGTTTATCAACTGCTTATCGGAAAGCGGCCTTGGAAAACATGGCGCAGAAATCTGAGACTATCCAAACACTACTGTAGTCCTCCTAAAGAACCTGCTTTATCATTATTTGCTTTTGGAAAGCACAGGCAATAAGCGACTGTAATATATGTTCtgaaggattttatatatatatatatatatatatatatatatatatatatatatatatatatatatatatatatatatatatgatatatgaccgtgaaatattttctgttgagaCAGAATTCCGTCAAATTTttccctgaggagagagacagtttggtctccgaaatatagcctttattttccacattttggggTTTCtttgggctccttatatttgataatatatatatatatatatatgtgtgtgtgtgtgtgtgtgtgtgtgtgtgtgtgtgtgtgtgtgtgtgtgtgtgtaactgtacgTGTCTCTGTAGTCGTTTGAAGGATTATTTACATCGACAAAAGACGCATAAGCATCATCACAAGGTTTCAAATCCTCTTCAATGCCTTTCTGAACACgtcctcattaataataataataataataataataataataataataataataataataataataataataatcttcatttggATAAGCGAGGTTTTTATTAAAGGGCCTTGTCCAATTTATCGTTCAGGCAACTCCGTATGGAACTGTATAACTATCTATacatgtttttgtcttttataaagaGTTTCCTATCGTTCTTGTTACAGTTTAAACATCGTATAGATGTTCAATACACTTAAAGCATTCTTCGCTTTCTGAATGTACACTCGAGTATATTTTCTTCGCGTGCCACGTATCAATATTGAACATGAAAAGCATTTATAATTATTGTCGTGAATAACAGggagttttcttttcattagaaatctatagtttcattttgaaaatgttgttgatACATGTTTCTCTTTGTTATACAAAGAAGGATGTTTCCTTCTAGATAGACCTGTTGattctgcaatatatataatatatatatatatatatataaatatatatatatatatatatatatatatatatatatatatatatatatatatatatatatataccagtatatatatatatattatacatatatattaaagtcttcctgggcctctgtaggctcatagggcaggcgctgatctcctgatatatatatatataaaacacttctATGCAAGTCAGATATCTTCACCATTGTCCGGTAAATTACTTTCAGAAGACTTAACGAAAAATCCACATGAAACATCTGCCATAACCGTGAGTAATGTTAGCGAAGCATCTGTCGGCATTTATCAACCTTTTACGGCGGCGCGCACAGGTGTGCCAGCGGGTTAGAGAGTTACAAGTGTACACACCAACGCAAGTGCACAGAAGAGGAATGTCGAGGAAGCCCGTATACGTGTACAGACTGTACAGACTGCATGTCCGTCGAACGAAAAAGGTCTTTTGGAGCCTATTCAATGTATAGTCGTTTCGCCATTAGGACTTCAAAAGTCGAATTGGAATTAGAATGTTATTGGAATGTACTGGGCAAAGCCCAAAGAATGGGACCtgcaaggtcattcagcgccgaaaggggtATTGAGAGAGCTGAGTaacagtttgaaaggtgtgacgggaGGAAAACCACCCAgatgtactatgaaacaattcttaggagagggtggaaggcaGTGAGATggaattaaaaagaatatgaaaggacgtacagtagaaggaatgaatgaaaggggctgcagctcctataggggcctcaggaaggcacgctacaaggaacctcaagtaatgccctCAGTACAGTATGTGAGGCGCTCTGGCGGAAATACCCCTCTACGGGGTTCAAAGGACGAAAGAATATGCGGTTTTAGCTCTGACGGGTCTCCGCGTTTGATTCTGAAATCGTTCGACGTTGTTTCCACAGCAATTGTTTGCGTTTCTTCCTAAAGTTAGCCTAAAGGAGCGCCCACACTGCACTGAAGCATGTCAGAAGCACGTGTGTATAGGCCTGACTTATCACCTGCAAGtgacaaacaagttgaaaaacttgaaaaacacgATCATCTAGTACCCGCCAAAGATCGTCCTTCTCCGCTACATGTAAGCGATAAGTCGAACAGGTGTGATTACTGAATGTTTAATTGCAGTGTGGCTGACGCACACCCTCTCTATGGCACCTGGGGGTTGAGCGAGTGGCTTGCCTGACGAAGAAACCTGGGCAGGAATCACGTATGCCCTTCGAACGTGCGCTAGAAAACATTAACAAAGGTGCCCCTTACCCAAAACTGCTGCCAGAAAACGTGGACATAATTTCATCTCCCAGTAAAATGCGActtttctgtatagtgtataacgctatatgaaactttcagccaagccCCAAGAAACTCTTAGCCGGGGCCCATgaactcagccactgtccggtggtggcttcagccacggcccttgaaactcagccacgatctattggtggcctgtgttgt
The nucleotide sequence above comes from Macrobrachium rosenbergii isolate ZJJX-2024 chromosome 1, ASM4041242v1, whole genome shotgun sequence. Encoded proteins:
- the LOC136847624 gene encoding protein N-lysine methyltransferase METTL21D-like, with translation MFVREVEFEDINKTLCIYQENEGDVGCVVWDAALVAAKYLERHREKPEKNVVAGCSVVELGAGTGFLGLAAALLGASQVTITDLPEFVHLMEKNIKENRHIVQDQVKAKVLEWGNKEHIDAIDKPKVILVADCIYYEQSLEPLISTLRSISGSHTTILLSYEERTSGNKLHLQKKFFELMDQYFTKTKIPIEDHHEVYSSDEIHLYKFCLK